GGAAACGAGTGAGTAGCGCCCGGCGAACGACTAGATCTGACACTGGAAGGTCGAGACGTGGATAGGAGGCTGGCCGTTCGGCGATCTTCACTTGGAGGCGTTCGATCTCGTCCAGGAAGCGCGCGGCGAGCCCCCGCTGGCGCCTTTCATACCACCCGGCGGCCTCTTCCATCTCGTCGACCGCTTCCAGCTCGAGGCGA
This region of bacterium genomic DNA includes:
- a CDS encoding type II toxin-antitoxin system RelE/ParE family toxin; translated protein: RLELEAVDEMEEAAGWYERRQRGLAARFLDEIERLQVKIAERPASYPRLDLPVSDLVVRRALLTRFPFALVFLDRENEVRVLAVAHTKRRPGYWLNRLRYV